One window of the Rhodothermales bacterium genome contains the following:
- the bcp gene encoding thioredoxin-dependent thiol peroxidase, with protein sequence MADSPAMPDVGDKAPAFSGTTQDGKTISLADYKGKKLALYFYPRDNTPGCTKQACNLRDNFGKLKKHDIHIVGVSDDPVASHRRFADSYELPFPLLADEDRSVLNMYGAYGQKNLYGRVSMGTKRTTFLIDEDGTVVKVYKRPKTNDHAAEILKGFGVDEE encoded by the coding sequence ATGGCTGACTCCCCCGCCATGCCGGACGTCGGAGACAAGGCACCGGCGTTTTCCGGAACGACCCAGGATGGCAAGACCATCTCCCTCGCCGATTACAAGGGCAAGAAACTGGCCCTCTATTTCTACCCCCGGGACAACACCCCCGGCTGCACGAAACAGGCCTGCAACCTGCGGGACAATTTCGGGAAGCTCAAGAAGCATGACATCCACATCGTGGGGGTGTCGGACGACCCGGTGGCGAGCCATCGGCGGTTCGCTGACAGCTACGAACTGCCCTTCCCGCTGCTGGCCGATGAGGACCGATCCGTGCTGAACATGTACGGTGCATATGGCCAGAAAAACCTGTACGGAAGGGTCTCCATGGGCACCAAGCGGACCACCTTCCTGATCGATGAGGACGGGACGGTCGTAAAAGTGTATAAACGCCCGAAAACCAACGATCACGCTGCGGAGATTCTGAAGGGGTTCGGCGTGGACGAAGAATAA
- a CDS encoding DUF2461 domain-containing protein, with protein MNPYITTELFDFLADLEAHNDRDWFQANKARYEAVYRQPLFRFIEDIGPLVAGLSPHYHAIPSDSGGSLFRIYRDTRFSKNKTPYKTWAAIRFRHASGKDGVAPGFYFHIQPGRSMVGMGLWRGDGPALRAIREAMDADPEAWHAARDAVFGGSGKAPDSGGGETNFRWGGDSLVRAPKGYAPDHPEIEDLKRKDFVAFRSMSDDEVLAPDVVPHVAQLMERGRPLVKWLAEAVDVPF; from the coding sequence ATGAACCCGTACATCACGACCGAACTCTTCGATTTTCTGGCCGACCTGGAAGCCCACAACGACCGGGACTGGTTCCAGGCCAACAAGGCGCGGTATGAAGCGGTGTACCGGCAGCCGCTGTTCCGCTTCATTGAGGACATCGGGCCGCTCGTGGCCGGGTTGAGCCCGCATTATCACGCCATTCCGAGCGATTCGGGGGGATCGCTGTTCCGGATTTACCGGGATACGCGCTTCTCGAAGAACAAGACGCCCTACAAGACGTGGGCGGCCATCCGTTTCCGGCACGCCAGCGGGAAGGACGGGGTCGCGCCCGGGTTCTATTTCCACATCCAGCCCGGAAGGAGCATGGTGGGTATGGGATTGTGGCGCGGGGACGGCCCGGCGTTGCGCGCCATCCGGGAAGCCATGGATGCCGATCCGGAGGCATGGCATGCGGCGCGGGATGCGGTGTTCGGGGGCTCAGGCAAAGCGCCGGACAGTGGCGGTGGGGAAACCAACTTCCGCTGGGGCGGCGATTCGCTGGTGCGCGCGCCCAAGGGATACGCTCCGGACCACCCGGAAATCGAGGACCTGAAGCGGAAGGACTTCGTCGCCTTCCGGTCCATGTCCGATGACGAGGTGCTGGCGCCGGACGTCGTGCCGCACGTGGCGCAGCTCATGGAGCGGGGTCGGCCGTTGGTGAAGTGGCTGGCCGAGGCCGTTGACGTGCCGTTCTGA